One Deinococcus planocerae DNA segment encodes these proteins:
- a CDS encoding VOC family protein: MSLLPVKLEVEVDGMQTRLDFASVQVRDLGASREFYSQVIGFETAEHSPPGAVVFRDGQGAIFAIRVPLPGTDTSKDLGLGVGLWFAVGDADALHARIVSGGGQVVSPPQPGPFGRMFVVRDPDGYGLTFHQR, translated from the coding sequence ACTCCTCCCCGTGAAGCTGGAGGTGGAGGTGGACGGGATGCAGACTCGTTTGGATTTCGCGTCGGTGCAGGTGCGGGACCTGGGGGCTTCGCGGGAGTTTTACAGCCAGGTGATCGGGTTTGAGACGGCCGAGCACTCCCCGCCGGGCGCCGTGGTGTTTCGGGACGGGCAGGGCGCCATCTTCGCCATTCGTGTGCCGCTGCCCGGCACGGACACGAGCAAGGACCTCGGTCTGGGAGTCGGCCTCTGGTTCGCCGTGGGGGACGCCGACGCGCTGCACGCCCGCATCGTCTCGGGAGGTGGACAGGTCGTCTCGCCCCCGCAGCCCGGCCCCTTTGGACGGATGTTCGTGGTGCGCGACCCGGACGGCTACGGGCTCACCTTCCACCAGAGATGA
- a CDS encoding DNA-3-methyladenine glycosylase family protein, whose protein sequence is MTTLTTHLLRPMSPFDFAQTLGFLDGFAPTRGEQQVEARSLTKAVRVHRRTVGFALRSIGMVEAPGLTCDLFAERPLTSGVEEAALDRVRFFLSLDEDLNPFYALAQRDAPFQKVLRHLYGYHHVKFLTPFENACWAVLTQRTPGEVARAMKRRLVETYGGSVQTPSGPLWAFPEPADLADITAAELVALLGNPRKGEYLAAVVQAFGQIEEHWLRQGPCDEVKVWLRGIRGLGEWSTTFVLLRGLGRMEGAVLDSQSSLFTREMMKAAAKVYGPLGFEALRAHAHHYGDWQGYWAHYLRAAG, encoded by the coding sequence GTGACCACGCTCACCACGCACCTTCTGCGGCCCATGTCCCCCTTCGACTTCGCGCAGACGCTGGGGTTTCTGGACGGATTTGCGCCCACTCGCGGCGAGCAGCAGGTGGAGGCACGGTCGCTGACCAAGGCGGTGCGGGTCCACAGACGGACCGTGGGGTTCGCCCTGCGCTCGATCGGCATGGTGGAGGCGCCCGGGTTGACGTGCGACCTCTTCGCCGAGAGGCCCCTCACGTCGGGAGTCGAGGAAGCCGCCCTGGACCGGGTGCGCTTTTTCCTGAGCCTCGACGAGGACCTGAACCCGTTCTACGCCCTGGCGCAGCGGGATGCGCCGTTCCAGAAGGTTCTGCGCCACTTGTACGGCTACCATCACGTGAAGTTCCTAACCCCATTCGAGAACGCCTGCTGGGCGGTGCTGACCCAGCGCACCCCGGGTGAGGTGGCCCGGGCCATGAAGCGGCGCCTGGTCGAAACCTACGGCGGGTCGGTGCAGACCCCGAGCGGCCCGCTGTGGGCGTTCCCCGAGCCCGCCGACCTCGCGGACATCACCGCTGCCGAGCTGGTCGCGCTGCTGGGCAACCCGCGCAAGGGCGAGTACCTGGCCGCTGTCGTGCAGGCGTTCGGGCAGATTGAGGAGCACTGGCTGCGCCAGGGGCCGTGTGACGAGGTGAAGGTCTGGCTGCGCGGCATCCGTGGCCTTGGCGAGTGGTCCACGACGTTCGTGCTGCTGCGGGGCTTAGGGCGGATGGAGGGTGCCGTGCTGGACAGCCAAAGCAGCCTGTTCACGCGGGAGATGATGAAAGCGGCAGCCAAAGTGTATGGCCCCCTGGGCTTTGAGGCCCTGAGGGCCCACGCGCACCACTACGGGGACTGGCAGGGGTACTGGGCACACTACTTGCGTGCGGCAGGATGA
- a CDS encoding class I SAM-dependent methyltransferase, with protein MADARRVQRLYDRAASRYDAWTRSHRLDQLRAHLLSRAAGDVLELGAGTGATFAHYPPGLTRLTALDLSAAMLRVARLKALTLPFPVQFVRRDFQTLPFEDGRFDTVVSSLGLCGIPDPARLFMEVRRVLRPGGQLLALEHVRPPNRWLGVAADLIDPVFDHLVGCHPNRPTAEWLRASGFTVQVVERRLAGILVALRAVPGEGGLTPGAAPGRGSVQRSAVTARRVARGA; from the coding sequence ATGGCTGACGCCCGGCGCGTGCAGCGCCTCTACGACCGCGCCGCTTCCCGGTACGACGCATGGACCCGCAGCCACCGGCTGGACCAGTTGCGGGCCCACCTGTTGTCGCGGGCGGCGGGGGATGTGCTGGAACTGGGCGCGGGTACCGGCGCCACGTTCGCACACTATCCGCCCGGCCTCACCCGCCTCACCGCCCTCGACCTGAGTGCCGCGATGCTGCGCGTGGCACGCCTCAAGGCCCTGACCCTGCCGTTCCCCGTGCAGTTCGTGCGGCGTGACTTCCAGACCCTACCGTTCGAGGACGGGCGGTTCGACACCGTGGTCAGTTCGCTGGGGCTGTGCGGTATTCCCGATCCGGCCCGGCTGTTCATGGAGGTGCGGCGGGTGTTGCGTCCGGGCGGTCAACTCCTCGCGCTCGAACATGTCCGGCCCCCCAACCGCTGGCTCGGCGTGGCGGCCGACCTGATCGACCCGGTGTTCGACCACCTGGTCGGGTGCCACCCGAACCGGCCCACCGCCGAGTGGCTCCGCGCCTCCGGCTTCACCGTGCAGGTGGTCGAGCGGCGCCTCGCGGGCATCCTCGTCGCGTTGCGGGCCGTCCCCGGGGAGGGCGGGCTCACGCCGGGTGCCGCGCCCGGGCGCGGGTCAGTTCAAAGGTCAGCAGTGACAGCACGGCGCGTTGCACGAGGGGCGTGA
- a CDS encoding LysM peptidoglycan-binding domain-containing protein: MKIRTLLILFSLGGAGAQTTYTVQAGDTLSSVARRYQTTPAALLTLNALPSTTIQVGQTLHLPPPPQHTVQAGETLYSIARQSGTTPEALIALNGLSSSTLRVGQTLQLTDGPPPSAVSPAVPAPSPVVTTATPPGPSLPSLTVPVAGRLERGLFTPGRLPAFTDVLLRTASLGGPRPASAYLPEVGFGYQTLNNCGPAAVAAALNAYGIEADQRTWQARLRPTGSNMYTEDAGALLTELGFEAPALRGGTIENVKRHVADGHPVIVLQYHSVLGKTPHFRVVRGYDDAKGILIMSDSLSGPNVALTEHDFDLLWNTQGRQYLPVEPPQG; encoded by the coding sequence ATGAAAATTCGCACGCTGCTGATCCTGTTCAGTCTCGGGGGTGCCGGTGCTCAGACGACCTATACCGTCCAGGCCGGTGACACCCTGAGCAGCGTCGCGCGGAGGTACCAGACCACCCCGGCGGCCTTGCTGACCCTGAATGCCCTCCCCAGCACGACAATCCAGGTGGGGCAGACGTTACACCTCCCCCCTCCCCCCCAGCACACGGTTCAGGCGGGCGAGACGCTGTACAGCATCGCGCGGCAGTCCGGCACCACCCCCGAGGCGCTCATCGCGCTCAACGGCCTGTCGAGCAGCACCCTGCGGGTAGGCCAGACCCTGCAACTGACAGATGGCCCACCGCCCTCGGCCGTTTCCCCCGCTGTCCCGGCCCCATCACCCGTGGTCACGACGGCGACCCCGCCCGGGCCGTCCCTCCCGTCCCTCACCGTGCCGGTCGCGGGACGGCTCGAACGTGGCCTCTTCACCCCCGGGCGGCTCCCGGCGTTCACCGACGTGCTGCTGCGCACGGCCAGCCTGGGCGGACCCCGCCCGGCAAGCGCGTACCTGCCAGAAGTCGGGTTCGGGTACCAGACCCTTAACAACTGCGGGCCTGCGGCGGTTGCCGCCGCACTGAATGCTTACGGGATAGAGGCGGACCAGCGGACCTGGCAGGCGCGGCTGCGTCCCACCGGCAGCAACATGTACACCGAGGATGCGGGGGCGCTGCTGACCGAACTCGGCTTCGAGGCCCCGGCCCTGCGCGGCGGCACCATCGAGAACGTGAAGCGTCACGTGGCCGACGGGCACCCGGTCATCGTCCTGCAATACCACAGCGTTCTCGGCAAGACCCCGCACTTCCGCGTGGTGCGAGGCTACGACGACGCCAAGGGCATCCTGATCATGAGCGACTCCCTGAGCGGACCCAACGTCGCCCTGACCGAGCACGACTTCGACCTGCTGTGGAACACCCAGGGCCGTCAGTACCTTCCGGTGGAGCCACCGCAAGGCTGA